GAGGGTCTTCTCAGCGCTGTGCCGCGGGGAGTGCTCAGTGTTCCAGCGTCGCATGGCGTCGCGGCGACGACGGAAGACGAACGTGAACAGCAGGGCGAACACGGCGATCCAGAACAATGGAATCAGCAGAAACCACCAGGTGGGGCCGTCGCCGCCCGCGAACGGGCCGTGAGCGACGATCGATGTGATGAGTGGTGAAGTGAGCATGATGTGCCTATCTGTGACGGATGGTCGGCCTCGGTTGGGCCGATACATTAAGCCTCGTTCGGCCCGCCGATAAGCACATCGGCCGGCGGAAGGCACCTGTCGTACTCCCGGGGAAGCAGGCCTCAGATGCTCCCGGGCCGCACCAGCTGAGTCTCGTACGCAATGATCACCAGCTGCACGCGATCACGGGCGCCGAGTTTGCCCAGCATGCGCGACACGTGCGTCTTTGCGGTGAGAGGGCTGAGAAATAGTCGCTTGGCGATCTCGTCGTTGGTCAGGCCTTCTCCGACAAGGGCGAGCACCTCGCGTTCCCGACCTGTCAGGGCGTCAAGCGAGTGGACCTGAGGGGGCCGGATGCTGCCAGCAACGCGTTCGAGCAACCGCTTCGTCACCGTGGGTGACAACAGCGCATCGCCACGCGCCGCAACCCGAACCGATCGGATGAGCTCGACCGGCTCGGTGTCCTTCACGAGAAACCCGCTCGCACCGGCGGAGATCGCCCGTGCGACGTATTCGTCGAGCTCGAACGTCGTCACGATCACGATGCGGCACTCGGCGAGCGCGGGGTCGGCGACAAGTTGTTCTGTCGCCCAGAGTCCGTCGCCCGACGGCATCCTGATGTCCATGAGTATGACGTCGGGCCGGGTCTGCGTGGCCAGAGCAACGATGTCAGTTCCTGTTGCAGCCTCGCCCACCACCTCGATGTCTGACTCCGCCTCGAGCAGCGACCGGAATCCGGCCCGGATCAGCTGCTGGTCGTCGGCGAGCGCCACGCGGATCATGTCGTCTCCTTTCCCACGGGCAGGTATGCCGTCACCGTCGTACCTGACGCTCCGGTCTCAACGTGAAGCGTCCCGCCGAGCAGTTCGGCACGCTCACGCATTCCAAGCACACCGTTTCCGCTTTCGCGTGCCCCACCGCGACCGTCATCGGCAACGCTGACGACGAGATCGCGGCCACGTGGAACAACCGTCACAACGGCGTGCGCGGCATTGGCGTGTCTGACGACGTTTGTGAGGGACTCCTGCACAATGCGATAGGCGGCCTGTTGCACGGCATCGGGTGCGTGGCCCACATCGGCGCGCTCGAACGACACAGCTACCGCGGTGTTCGCGCTCACGAGGTCGCCGATCTGGTCGAGTCCGGGAGCGGGCGCGAGCGGTGCATCATCGCCGCGCAGAACCCCGAGAACTCCGCGCACCTCGTCGAGGGCATCCTTGCTCGTGGTCTTGATGTTCTGGAGGGCCGTGCGCGCCTGCTCCGGCTGTGCGTCCATGAGGTGAAGGCCAACCCCTGCCTGCACAGAGATCTGTGAAAGCGAGTGTGCAATCACGTCGTGAAGGTCACGGGCGATCCGCACCCGCTCCTCTCGCTCAGCGCGCGCCCGCTGCTCACGAATGCGCTGCCAGCGCTCCGTGGCACGCTGCCGACGGTGTCGAATCGACTCGCCGACGACGATCAGGATGCCGAGGGCGAGCGTCGTGCCGACGACACGCGCCGGGTGCCAGCTCAGCCCCGCAGCGCTTCCGAACAGCAGCACTGTGCTCCACGCAATGACGAGCGCGATGTAGACCCACAGCCGTTTTCCGTGAATGAGCGCGATGATGACACCAAAGATCATCGCGATCGGGGGCGGTTGCGGAGACGGTGCGAGCAGCAGATCTGCCGCCGCGGCCACAATCGTGATGACAGCGACCAGCCCAGCAAATCGGCGGGTGAAGATGAGCGCGACGGGACCGATGAGCGCAAGGGCGACGGCGAGAGCCAGGCTGGCATCGGCGGCCGCGTTCGTTCGCGCAAGCGCCCAAACGGTTCCGCTGATCTGCACCACGCCGGACAGGGCAACGGGAAGCCATAACCGCAGCGCAGGCGGCATACGGAATCGCACAGGCTCCGGGCCGCTGGTCGTGGGCATAACAGGATCTTACGGGCACCGAGGGTGAGACGCGTCCCGCCGAGGGAGGAGCCGGGTACTCCGCAGAGAGTAGGTCACCTTAGAGTGGAACAGTGAGCGACACTCCCCCGATGAACCCGCGTAGAGCGGGGCTCGCCATCGCCTCGCTCAGCGTGGGAACATTGCTGAACCCGCTGAATTCCTCGATGATCGCCGTCGCACTACTGACTCTTCGCGACGCATTCGGTCTCGACGTACTCACTGTCACGTGGGTGATCACCGCCTTCTACCTGGCTTCGGCAGCAGGACAGCCGCTCATGGGCAGGCTCGGCGACCGCTTTGGAGCGCGACGCCTGTTTCTCTTCGGCATGATCGTCGTCGTGATCACCTGCGTGCTCACGCCGTTTGCACCCACCTTCTGGCTTGTCTGCGCCGGCCGCGTCTCGCTTGCCATCGGAACCGCCTGCGCGTTCCCGTCTGCCGTCGCGCTGCTGCATCCGATCACAACGCTCTCGGGGCTCAGCTCCCCTCGGCTGCTGGGTCGCCTGCAGATGGCGAACACGGCAGGTGCGGCGATCGGTCCAGTCATCGGTGGCCTTCTCGTCACGTTTCTCGGCTGGCAGGCGATCTTCTGGGTTAATGTTCCTCTGGCGTTGATCGCCCTCGCCGGTGTGCGCACATTCGCGCCGGTCGATCATGCGCGCGGACGGCAGCCCATGCGCACAGTCCTGAGCGACTCTGACATTCCTGGCGTGCTCACCTTTACTGCGGCGCTGGTCACACTTCTGGTATTCCTGCTCGGAATTACACAGAAACCACAGTGGACACTGCTTGCCGCTGCGATCGCTGCCTCGACGTTGTTCGTGTGGCGTGAACTAACGACGCGCACTCCGTTTATCGATCTGCGCATGCTGTCGCGCAATCGACGTCTCGTGCTCGTCTATACAGGCTTCGCCCTGTTCAACATCGTGTATTACGTTGTCTTCTTTGGGCTGCCGCAGTATTTGGAGGAATTCGGCGACTATCGCGCGGATGCTGTCGGCCTGCTGATGCTTCCCCTGGCGTCCCTCAATGTGCTGCTCACACCATTCGCCGCGCGTTTCATCGAGCGACGCGGCATCCGCCCTGCTTTTCTCATCGGCGTCGGCTGGCTGATCGTCGCGGCCGCCCTTTTGTCGTTGCTGACGGCGAGTGTCATGCCGCTCGTTCCGCTGCTGATCACCGCCATGATGGGTGTGCCCTACTGCGTCGTCAGCATCGCGATGAGTCAGGCCCTGTATTCGTCAGCGACGCGAGAGTCGGCTGGTGTGGCAACCGGCATCTTCCAGACGTCACGCTACATCGGAGCTATCCTGTCGACGACGATGCTCGGCATCGCCTTCAGCGACGGTACGACGCCCGCGAGTTGGCTCGAGGTGTCGGTCGCGGCCACCATTCTTGCCGTCGTGCTTCTCGTCCTTGTTTCGCGGTGGCGTCCGGTTACCCAAACAAAGTGACGGGTTTGACGATGTCTGCGTAAATGAGCAGCAGGCTCATTCCACCGAGAATGACAACGACGGTGAATGTCACCGGCATAAGTTTTGCGGCGTCGACGGGACCCGGATCCTTTTTGCGGCGAATCTTCGCCCAGCCTCGCTTGATTCCTTCCCACAGAGCCGCCGCAACGTGGCCGCCATCGAGCGGCGTCAGCGGAATGAGGTTGAAGACAAGGAGCGCGACGTTGAGAGAGGCGAGGATGCCGAACATCGTCTGTGCTTTCGCGACAACGGGAATCGTGTCGATGCTCACCACTTCGCCTGCGAGGCGGCCGACACCCACGACGCTCATGGGCCCGTTGGGATCGCGATCCTCTGTTCCGAATGCCGCCTGCCCAATATCGATGAGTCGCTGAGGCAGGTGCGTGATGATGCCGACGACAGCCCCGATGTTGTCACCGACGGCAGGCAGAACGGCGCTTACCGGCTGAGGCTGCATGTCTCCGGCACGCGTCACGCCGGCGAAACCGACATCGACGTTCTTCTCGCTGCCTGCCGCCTCCGGGCGCGCCGTGAGCTTCGGTGTGAGTTGCAGTGTCTCGTGCTCTCCGTCGCGAAGCACGTTAACGCTCAGTTGATCTCCGGGGTGATCGCGGATGATCGCCGAGAACTGATCCCATGATGTGACCGACTCTCCGTCGATCGACGTGACGCGGTCGCCCGGCTTGAAACCGGCAGCCGCTGCGGGCGACGGTTCGGCGTCGCCCGGGCAGGTCTGCTGCGTGGCTCCGGCTGGCATCACGCACTCGCTGACCGCGCCGACTGACGCTGCTGGGGCTCCGAAGCCGACAAGCACGATCCCGTAGAAGAGCACGGCAAGAACGAGGTTCATCGCAGGGCCGCCGAGCATGATGATCACCCGTTTATAGACAGGCAGCCGGTAGAACGCGCGGGAATCCTCGCCGTCTCCGATCGTCTCGGCGCTGACGTCGCGAGCATCCTGAACCAACGTATCGAACGCACGTCGTTTGCCTGCGGGCTCCGACTTCTCTTCGATCGCATCCTCAAGCGCGCCGGCGACGTCGGTCGCTGTTGCATCGGGGTGGGCGTCCGAGAGCTGTTGAACGAATCCTGTGCTTGAGGCGTGCACCTTTTCGCCCGGCTTCGTCGGTGGAAACATGCCGATCATCGAAATGTAGCCACCGAGCGGAATCGCCTTGAGGCCGTATTCCGTCTCGCCCGTGCGGCGTGAGAACAGTGTCTTTCCGAAGCCGATCATGTACTGCGTCACTTTGACGCCGAACAATTTTGCGGGAATAAGGTGCCCCAGCTCGTGCAGACCGATCGAAAAGGCCAGCCCGACAACGATGATGAGCACGCCGAAGATGTACAGAAGCACGGATTCCACACGGAAACGATATCGCGCCGGCCTTTGCTCAGGCTGTCCCGCGGCTGTGAGAGCATGGTCACACACTCATCACACGCATCGAGAAGGACACTACCCGCCGTGGAGGCTGACACATCCAGGGCGTCGAGACCACATAATCCGACGCCCAAATCCCTGAGCGAGCTTTCTGCCTCGTTCTCGCTCACGCCACCCGAGACAGAGCTCATGTTCACGGGCATCACGTTGGCAAGCTCGCTCGTGCAGCAGGGCGACATCTATGTCGCGGTGCCTGGCACACGGTTTCACGGCGCGCAGTTCGTTTCCGAGGCGATCGCACGCGGGGCGCTGGCGATCATTACGGATGCCGTGGGAGCTGAGCAGCTTGTGAACGCATCGGTTCCCGTGCTCACGGCTCCCGTCGATCCGCGTGAGATTCTCGGCCTCATGGCCGCGTGGACCTACGATACGGATCGTGATCGGCCGCCGATGTTTGGGCTCACCGGAACCAACGGCAAGACCTCGACGGCGCACTTCCTCGAGGCGATCCTTGCGCAGTTGGGTTTGCGGGTCGGTCTCAGTTCGACAGCTGAGCGGCGAGCGGGCTCTGAAGTGCTCCCCTCCGTGCTGACCACTCCTGAGTCTCCCGAGATGCATGCGCTTCTCGCACGTATGCGCGAGGTCGACGTCGAAGCGATCGTCATTGAGGTGAGCGCGCACGCGCTCACTCGTCATCGTGTCGACGGGCTGATGTTCGATGTCGTCGGCTTCACGAACCTCAGTCACGACCATCTTGATGACTACGCGTCGATGGATGACTATCTTGCCGCGAAGATCAGTCTTTTTCAGCCAGACCGGGCCCGCTCGGCGATCGTCTGCCTCGACACCGAAGCCGGACAGCGTGTCGTCGATGCGGCAGGGATTCCGGTCTCCACGATCAGTTCGCGCGACGATGTGACCGCCGACTGGTTCGTCGATATCGGAATGGAGAGCCCCGCCGCAACCGAGTTCACGCTTGTCAGCGAACGTCACGGCTCTCTCACGACAAAAGTCCCGTTGATCGGCAGGCACATGGCAGCAAATGCGGGCCTCGCGATCGCAATGCTTGTGGAGGCGGGATTTGCGCTCGAGGACATTGCCGGGGTTCTCACGCGCGATCACGGCATTCGTGTTTCGGTCCCCGGCCGCTCCACCCGCATTCCTGTCGAGCATGGCCCAGCAGTGATTGTCGACTCCGGGCACAGCCCTGATGCGTTCGCGAAGCTTCTTGAGGCTGCCCGACGCGTGACGCCGGGCAAGGTGATCATGGTTGCGGGCGCGAACGGCAACCGAGACACGACAAAGCGAACAGAGATGGGCCAGGTGTCAGCGATCGGAAGCGACATCCTGATCGTCACAGACCATCATCCGCGCGACGAAGATCCCGCGAACATCAGGCGGGCGCTCCTCGAGGCCGCGCGAGATGCCAGGCCAGACGGCGACATTCGCGAGATTGCAGACCCCGCAGACGCAATTCGCGTCGCGGTTTCCGCGGCCGACGCCGACGATACTGTCGTGTGGGCTGGGCTCGCCGGCAAAGACTATCGTGAGATCGCTGGCGAGAAGATCGCGTTCTCGGTCGAGGGCGAGACGCGTGGCGCGCTTCACGAAGCGGGCTGGACTCTCAGCGACGACTAGTCAATCAGCTGGTCCGCAGCCCTGCGCGCCCAGGCTTCCGCATCGGCAAGCGATTCTCGGCTGAGCTCGCTGCTCGGCTCGTGCTCGTCGACGACTCTCTGCACGATGTCGACGATGTCGAGGAAGCCGATGCTCCGATCGTGGAATGCATGAACGGCCTGTTCGTTCGCTGCATTGAAGACCGCGGGGTAGGTGCCGCCCGCGAGCCCGACGCGTTTCGCAAGCTCGACGGCGGGGAATGCTGCGTCGTCGAGTGGCTCAAAACTCCACTGCTGCGCTGTCGTCCAATCGAGCGGCACCCCGACCCCGGGCACGCGGTCCGGCCAGTCCAGCCCGAGCGAGATCGGCAAGCGCATATCGGGTGGTGATGCTTGCGCAATCGTTGATCCGTCAACGAACTCGACCATGGAATGCACGATCGACTGCGGATGCACTGTCACGTCAATGTTCTCGAATGCGACGTCGAACAGCAGGTGGGCCTCGATCACCTCAAGGCCCTTGTTCATGAGCGTTGCAGAGTTGGTCGTTACGACGCGGCCCATCTTCCAGGTGGGGTGAGCCAACGCCTCCTCCGGGGTCACCGTGGCGAGAGATGCACGTGTTCGCCCGCGAAAAGGGCCACCGGATGCTGTCAGCACGAGGCGTCTCACTTCGCTCCCCGATCCCGCGCGAAGCGACTGCGCAATCGCCGAGTGTTCGGAGTCGACGGGCACGATCTGCCCGGGAGCCGCTGCACGACGAACAAGATCCCCGCCAACGATCAGCGACTCCTTGTTCGCGAGCGCAAGAGTTCGCCCGGCGGCTAGCGCCGCGAGCGTTGGGCCGAGGCCAACGGAACCCGTGATGCCGTTGAGCACCACATCTGCGTCAACGTCGCGCACCAACTGCTCAGCCTCATCGGCACCCAGTGCAGTGTCAGCCACAGAGAACGAGGATGCTTGCTCGGCAAGTTCCGCCCAATTGGTGCCGGCGGAGAGACCGACGACCTCAAAGCGTTGCGGGTGAGAGCGAATGACCTCGAGCGCTTGCGTGCCAATTGAACCTGTCGATCCGAGAATGACGACGCGTTTCATGCCGACAGCCTATCGCTCGCGCTCACCGGCTTGCCGCGAGAATATCCACCACGAAGACGAGAGTGTCTGTGCCTGTGATGCCTGCGGAATCGTTGCCCTTCGCACCGTAGCCGTCCGTGGGAGGGATCACTGCGATCACCTGACTTCCCACGGTCTGGCCGACAAGAGCCTTCGTGAAGCCAGCGATCACATCGCCGGTGCCGAATTGTGCCGGCCCATCACCCCAGCTCTGGTCGAAGACTTTTCCGGTACGCCAGTTCACGCCCTGGTACTGTACGGTGACGCTGTCCCCGTCTTCGACAGTGGCACCGTCACCTTTCTTGAGAACGCCGAGCTCGAAAGCTGTCGGCGCTTCGGCGTCGGGCAGCGTGACAGTGGGTGTACCGGAATCGTCGAGCGCGACGCTGGGGAAAGCGGGATCGACCTCTTGTGGCTCCCCTGTCGCCGCGAGCGGGGTGATCGAGACAATATCGGCGATGATCACAACGGCGTCTCCGGGGCCGACAGCACCGTCCGAGCTCCCTTGCTCTCCCCAGGCGTCTGCCGCAGGAGAGACAGAGACCACGCGGGATCCTGTCGGAACGCATTCGATGGCGCGAACGAGCGCGGGAATCAGCGCGTCATCAGCGATTTTCACCTGCATTGGCCCACCGGCGTAGGAGCTTGACTGCACCTTCTCACCCGTCGTCGCGTTGTATAGCGTGATCTCGATGCCTGCCCAGTCGCCGTGCGCCGTCTCGTCTCCGTCACCTTCAGAGATGACAGTGCGCTCGGTCGTGTCGACATCAAGCGGTGTGTCGAATGTGGCTGTCGGCTCTGACCCGGCTTCGCCCTCGACCGTCACAGATTCGGACGCTGCGCCAGAGGATGTATCGACGCAGGTGCCAACGCCGGAAGCCTCTTCCGTCGATGTCGGCTCAGGACTCGACGAGCAGCCGGTGAGGAGCAGTGCGGTAATAGCCGCGGGAATGACGACGTGACGTATACGCACGAAAGTTCTCTTCCAGACGAAAAACGGGTGAACTCATCAAGTCTGCCCTATTAGGCATGCGGAAATACCCCACGTCATGTTCATGCCTTCTCCGGAATAAACGCGCGAGTAGCGTCGGAGGGTGTCTGACGCCGCAACGACCGCACCCGAGCGGGCAAAGAAGCCTGGATTCGTCTATTGGCTGGGGAGGTTCGCACTCACCCCGCTCGCTCGCGGATACTATCGACCGACGGTAACCGGGCGTAAGAACGTACCGAAGCGCGGCCGCGTGATCTTCGCCAGCAACCATCTGTCGTTCATTGACAGCGTCGCTATCCCCATGTGCGCACCCAGGCCCGTGCAGTTTCTTGCCAAGTCCAGCTACTTCACCGGTCGCGGGCCGAAAGGCTGGTTCACGCGAATGTTCTTCACGTCGATCGGCGCCGTCGGTGTCGACAGAGGCGCAGGTCATGCTGCTCAGGTCGCTCTCGATAAGGGGCGTGGGATTCTCGAAAGCGAGAGCGCTTTTGCGATCTACCCCGAGGGCACGCGCTCACTCGACGGGCGCCTGTACAGGGGCAGAACCGGGGTCGCCTGGCTCGCATTGACGACGGGCGCCGTTGTCGTGCCCGTCGGGTTGAGAGGAACTGACGAGATGATGCCCGTCGGCTCGAGGATTCCCAAACGGTCACAGGTAACCATCGCGTTTGGCAAGCCCATCGACGTCAGCACGTACGGCGTGGCGACGTCGGGGCGTGCACGCCGGCAGGCGACAGACGAGATCATGGCCGCAATCCATGAGCTCAGCGGCCAGGATCTCGCAGGCAAATACAATGAGTCGCCCCCGTCCACGCCAGCGGAAAAGATCAGGCAGGCCGTCCTGCGGCCGGAGCGCTTCTGACCGCGGTGTTACGATGCAGAGTCTGCGCCTTCGACGACGATCTCCGGCTCGACGTGAACGGGAATGCTCACTGAATTCGCGATGAAGCACATGCGATGCGCCGCGTCGTGAGCGCGCATAGCCGCATCCACGTCGCCTCCCGGCGCAAGCGTAAGGCGTGGGCGAAGAGTCACTTGCCTGAAACCCCCGGAACCATCGGTATTCACGTCCAGAGTTCCTATCGGAGTGTCTGAGTACGCCATAACCACCACACCCGCTTTCACCGCCGCGTGAAAGTACGAAAGCATGTGGCACTGCGCGAGGGAAGTGAGGAAGAGTTCTTCCGGATTCCATCTGTCGGCATCGCCGTGGAACGTGCTATCGGCCGAGCCGTCGATCTCGGGCTTGCCCGAGCCGATGATGCGCAGGTCTCGACCGTAACTGCGATAACCGCTCGTTCCCGTCCCCCTGTTACCCGTCCAAACGATTTCAACGTTGTATGTGTGCTGACTCACCATGCATTCAGCATGACAGGTCTCCCAGGAAGAGTACGCTGAATGATCGGCGCAACACTGATGGAGGTTTCATGGCTCAGCTCGGCACGTTCACGGCA
The Paramicrobacterium chengjingii DNA segment above includes these coding regions:
- a CDS encoding SHOCT domain-containing protein gives rise to the protein MLTSPLITSIVAHGPFAGGDGPTWWFLLIPLFWIAVFALLFTFVFRRRRDAMRRWNTEHSPRHSAEKTLAQRYANGDIDEAEYRARLEVLRANTGE
- a CDS encoding response regulator, whose product is MIRVALADDQQLIRAGFRSLLEAESDIEVVGEAATGTDIVALATQTRPDVILMDIRMPSGDGLWATEQLVADPALAECRIVIVTTFELDEYVARAISAGASGFLVKDTEPVELIRSVRVAARGDALLSPTVTKRLLERVAGSIRPPQVHSLDALTGREREVLALVGEGLTNDEIAKRLFLSPLTAKTHVSRMLGKLGARDRVQLVIIAYETQLVRPGSI
- a CDS encoding sensor histidine kinase — its product is MPTTSGPEPVRFRMPPALRLWLPVALSGVVQISGTVWALARTNAAADASLALAVALALIGPVALIFTRRFAGLVAVITIVAAAADLLLAPSPQPPPIAMIFGVIIALIHGKRLWVYIALVIAWSTVLLFGSAAGLSWHPARVVGTTLALGILIVVGESIRHRRQRATERWQRIREQRARAEREERVRIARDLHDVIAHSLSQISVQAGVGLHLMDAQPEQARTALQNIKTTSKDALDEVRGVLGVLRGDDAPLAPAPGLDQIGDLVSANTAVAVSFERADVGHAPDAVQQAAYRIVQESLTNVVRHANAAHAVVTVVPRGRDLVVSVADDGRGGARESGNGVLGMRERAELLGGTLHVETGASGTTVTAYLPVGKETT
- a CDS encoding MFS transporter produces the protein MSDTPPMNPRRAGLAIASLSVGTLLNPLNSSMIAVALLTLRDAFGLDVLTVTWVITAFYLASAAGQPLMGRLGDRFGARRLFLFGMIVVVITCVLTPFAPTFWLVCAGRVSLAIGTACAFPSAVALLHPITTLSGLSSPRLLGRLQMANTAGAAIGPVIGGLLVTFLGWQAIFWVNVPLALIALAGVRTFAPVDHARGRQPMRTVLSDSDIPGVLTFTAALVTLLVFLLGITQKPQWTLLAAAIAASTLFVWRELTTRTPFIDLRMLSRNRRLVLVYTGFALFNIVYYVVFFGLPQYLEEFGDYRADAVGLLMLPLASLNVLLTPFAARFIERRGIRPAFLIGVGWLIVAAALLSLLTASVMPLVPLLITAMMGVPYCVVSIAMSQALYSSATRESAGVATGIFQTSRYIGAILSTTMLGIAFSDGTTPASWLEVSVAATILAVVLLVLVSRWRPVTQTK
- a CDS encoding M50 family metallopeptidase, whose amino-acid sequence is MESVLLYIFGVLIIVVGLAFSIGLHELGHLIPAKLFGVKVTQYMIGFGKTLFSRRTGETEYGLKAIPLGGYISMIGMFPPTKPGEKVHASSTGFVQQLSDAHPDATATDVAGALEDAIEEKSEPAGKRRAFDTLVQDARDVSAETIGDGEDSRAFYRLPVYKRVIIMLGGPAMNLVLAVLFYGIVLVGFGAPAASVGAVSECVMPAGATQQTCPGDAEPSPAAAAGFKPGDRVTSIDGESVTSWDQFSAIIRDHPGDQLSVNVLRDGEHETLQLTPKLTARPEAAGSEKNVDVGFAGVTRAGDMQPQPVSAVLPAVGDNIGAVVGIITHLPQRLIDIGQAAFGTEDRDPNGPMSVVGVGRLAGEVVSIDTIPVVAKAQTMFGILASLNVALLVFNLIPLTPLDGGHVAAALWEGIKRGWAKIRRKKDPGPVDAAKLMPVTFTVVVILGGMSLLLIYADIVKPVTLFG
- a CDS encoding Mur ligase family protein, with the protein product MEADTSRASRPHNPTPKSLSELSASFSLTPPETELMFTGITLASSLVQQGDIYVAVPGTRFHGAQFVSEAIARGALAIITDAVGAEQLVNASVPVLTAPVDPREILGLMAAWTYDTDRDRPPMFGLTGTNGKTSTAHFLEAILAQLGLRVGLSSTAERRAGSEVLPSVLTTPESPEMHALLARMREVDVEAIVIEVSAHALTRHRVDGLMFDVVGFTNLSHDHLDDYASMDDYLAAKISLFQPDRARSAIVCLDTEAGQRVVDAAGIPVSTISSRDDVTADWFVDIGMESPAATEFTLVSERHGSLTTKVPLIGRHMAANAGLAIAMLVEAGFALEDIAGVLTRDHGIRVSVPGRSTRIPVEHGPAVIVDSGHSPDAFAKLLEAARRVTPGKVIMVAGANGNRDTTKRTEMGQVSAIGSDILIVTDHHPRDEDPANIRRALLEAARDARPDGDIREIADPADAIRVAVSAADADDTVVWAGLAGKDYREIAGEKIAFSVEGETRGALHEAGWTLSDD
- the dxr gene encoding 1-deoxy-D-xylulose-5-phosphate reductoisomerase, producing MKRVVILGSTGSIGTQALEVIRSHPQRFEVVGLSAGTNWAELAEQASSFSVADTALGADEAEQLVRDVDADVVLNGITGSVGLGPTLAALAAGRTLALANKESLIVGGDLVRRAAAPGQIVPVDSEHSAIAQSLRAGSGSEVRRLVLTASGGPFRGRTRASLATVTPEEALAHPTWKMGRVVTTNSATLMNKGLEVIEAHLLFDVAFENIDVTVHPQSIVHSMVEFVDGSTIAQASPPDMRLPISLGLDWPDRVPGVGVPLDWTTAQQWSFEPLDDAAFPAVELAKRVGLAGGTYPAVFNAANEQAVHAFHDRSIGFLDIVDIVQRVVDEHEPSSELSRESLADAEAWARRAADQLID
- a CDS encoding FKBP-type peptidyl-prolyl cis-trans isomerase, encoding MRIRHVVIPAAITALLLTGCSSSPEPTSTEEASGVGTCVDTSSGAASESVTVEGEAGSEPTATFDTPLDVDTTERTVISEGDGDETAHGDWAGIEITLYNATTGEKVQSSSYAGGPMQVKIADDALIPALVRAIECVPTGSRVVSVSPAADAWGEQGSSDGAVGPGDAVVIIADIVSITPLAATGEPQEVDPAFPSVALDDSGTPTVTLPDAEAPTAFELGVLKKGDGATVEDGDSVTVQYQGVNWRTGKVFDQSWGDGPAQFGTGDVIAGFTKALVGQTVGSQVIAVIPPTDGYGAKGNDSAGITGTDTLVFVVDILAASR
- a CDS encoding lysophospholipid acyltransferase family protein; its protein translation is MSDAATTAPERAKKPGFVYWLGRFALTPLARGYYRPTVTGRKNVPKRGRVIFASNHLSFIDSVAIPMCAPRPVQFLAKSSYFTGRGPKGWFTRMFFTSIGAVGVDRGAGHAAQVALDKGRGILESESAFAIYPEGTRSLDGRLYRGRTGVAWLALTTGAVVVPVGLRGTDEMMPVGSRIPKRSQVTIAFGKPIDVSTYGVATSGRARRQATDEIMAAIHELSGQDLAGKYNESPPSTPAEKIRQAVLRPERF
- a CDS encoding OsmC family protein — protein: MVSQHTYNVEIVWTGNRGTGTSGYRSYGRDLRIIGSGKPEIDGSADSTFHGDADRWNPEELFLTSLAQCHMLSYFHAAVKAGVVVMAYSDTPIGTLDVNTDGSGGFRQVTLRPRLTLAPGGDVDAAMRAHDAAHRMCFIANSVSIPVHVEPEIVVEGADSAS